From Pseudomonas alcaligenes, a single genomic window includes:
- the flgE gene encoding flagellar hook protein FlgE, with translation MSFNIALTGLNAVSEQLDTVSHNIANVGTVGFKSSRTEFGSVYADSQAMGVEVLGNTQSISLGGSLTSTSRSLDLAISGGGFFVVKNTTGEQQYTRAGVFGTDTSNYVVNSSGQRLQGYPTDANGNLQTGTISDLQLKTGSLPAKATDSLSFVANLDADETVPAAAFDPTDASTYNSTYTTKVYDSQGKEHTLTQYFVKTADNAWTSRNYVDGTASGNTNLTFDSAGMLVTPAAPVTVNAAGLPGGVNPLAIAVDFSGTTQYGSDFAVTTNKASGYASGEQTGLAVDEGGMIYVNYSNGERLLQGQVVLANFANAEGLKNVSGTAWTETSGSGAPLIGAPGVGQFGAVITGALESSNVDLTAQLVTLMEGQRNYQANTKVLTTDKELNQVLFSAI, from the coding sequence ATGAGTTTCAACATTGCCCTGACCGGCCTGAATGCCGTCAGCGAACAACTCGACACCGTCAGCCACAACATCGCCAACGTCGGCACCGTCGGCTTCAAGTCCTCGCGCACCGAGTTCGGCAGCGTCTACGCCGACAGCCAGGCGATGGGCGTGGAAGTGCTCGGCAACACCCAGAGCATCAGCCTCGGCGGCTCGCTGACTTCGACCAGCCGCAGCCTCGACCTGGCCATCTCCGGTGGCGGCTTCTTCGTGGTCAAGAACACCACCGGCGAGCAGCAGTACACCCGCGCCGGGGTGTTCGGCACCGACACCAGCAACTACGTGGTCAACAGCTCCGGCCAGCGCCTGCAGGGCTACCCGACCGACGCCAATGGCAACCTGCAGACCGGCACCATCAGCGACCTGCAGCTGAAGACCGGCAGCCTGCCGGCCAAGGCCACCGACAGCCTGAGCTTCGTCGCCAACCTGGATGCCGACGAGACGGTGCCGGCCGCCGCCTTCGATCCGACCGACGCCAGCACCTACAACTCCACCTACACCACCAAGGTCTACGACTCCCAGGGCAAGGAACACACCCTGACCCAGTACTTCGTCAAGACCGCCGACAACGCCTGGACCAGCCGCAACTACGTCGATGGCACGGCATCCGGCAACACCAACCTGACCTTCGACTCGGCCGGCATGCTGGTCACCCCGGCGGCGCCGGTCACGGTCAACGCCGCCGGTCTGCCGGGCGGGGTTAACCCGCTGGCGATCGCTGTCGACTTCAGCGGCACCACCCAGTACGGCTCCGACTTCGCCGTCACCACCAACAAGGCTTCCGGCTACGCCTCCGGCGAGCAGACCGGCCTGGCGGTGGACGAGGGCGGGATGATCTACGTCAACTACAGCAATGGCGAGCGCCTGCTGCAGGGCCAGGTGGTGCTGGCCAACTTCGCCAACGCCGAAGGCCTGAAGAACGTCAGCGGCACCGCCTGGACCGAGACCAGCGGCTCCGGTGCGCCGCTGATCGGCGCCCCCGGTGTCGGCCAGTTCGGCGCGGTGATCACCGGCGCCCTGGAAAGCTCCAACGTCGACCTGACCGCGCAGCTGGTCACCCTTATGGAAGGCCAGCGCAACTACCAGGCCAACACCAAGGTGCTGACCACCGACAAGGAACTCAACCAAGTGCTGTTCAGCGCAATCTGA
- the flgL gene encoding flagellar hook-associated protein FlgL, protein MRISNSQTTSVMLSSMNRNSSELAELMQQMSSSERILKPSDDPIASVRLLRIQRAEASLTQYGKNITNVSGNLSIQEANLQSSSDTMLEVRDLLLWAANGANAAADLSAMAGELSSLEGTLLSYLNVRDEEGRYLFSGTLTDRPAVVYDSVTGTYSANGNDKTRQAAVANGVLVEENVAVSAIFGSSMDFLNELHGVVALLQDPALDPTDPATKQQIRDAIDLLDSTHGSVLGSITELGGRQNTLTLLNTSNQDVSLVNQQIEGELSELDYAGASIDLNNYQLAIQATQKTYLKINDLSLFDLL, encoded by the coding sequence ATGCGCATCAGCAACTCCCAGACCACCTCCGTCATGCTCAGCTCGATGAACCGCAACTCGTCCGAGCTGGCCGAGCTGATGCAGCAGATGTCGAGCAGCGAGCGCATTCTCAAGCCCTCGGATGACCCGATCGCCAGCGTGCGCCTGCTACGCATCCAGCGTGCCGAGGCGAGCCTGACCCAGTACGGCAAGAACATCACCAACGTCTCCGGCAACCTGTCGATCCAGGAAGCCAACCTGCAATCGAGCTCCGACACCATGCTGGAGGTGCGCGACCTGCTGCTGTGGGCGGCCAACGGCGCGAACGCTGCCGCGGATCTGAGCGCCATGGCCGGCGAGCTGTCGAGCCTGGAAGGCACCCTGCTGAGCTACCTCAATGTGCGCGACGAGGAGGGCCGCTACCTGTTCTCCGGCACCCTCACTGACCGCCCGGCGGTGGTCTACGACAGCGTCACCGGCACCTACAGCGCCAATGGCAACGACAAGACCCGCCAGGCGGCGGTGGCCAACGGCGTGCTGGTCGAGGAGAACGTCGCGGTCAGCGCCATCTTCGGTTCCAGCATGGACTTCCTCAATGAGCTGCACGGCGTGGTCGCCCTGCTGCAGGATCCGGCCCTGGATCCGACCGATCCGGCGACCAAGCAGCAGATCCGCGATGCCATCGACCTGCTCGACAGCACCCACGGCAGCGTGCTCGGCAGCATCACCGAACTCGGTGGCCGGCAGAACACCCTGACCCTGCTCAACACCAGCAACCAGGATGTCTCGCTGGTCAACCAGCAGATCGAGGGCGAGCTGTCGGAACTGGACTATGCCGGTGCCAGCATCGACCTGAACAACTACCAGCTGGCGATTCAGGCGACGCAGAAGACCTACCTGAAGATCAATGACCTGTCCCTGTTCGATCTCCTCTAA
- a CDS encoding flagellar hook capping FlgD N-terminal domain-containing protein, whose translation MASVNATGTSGSSLSNDNALPTQAVNLGEVSELENNFISLMVAEIQYQDPTNPVDSTQFINQYSQLSQVQSLENLNTIQKNNLVLADNLQNLTAAGLVGQQVMVATDRVELDGQTLNGQVNLEHASSTTTLQLTDASGKVSEIQLGPQPSGLLSFSVDPAALGLAKGSYQLAVKTSSGETPQVEVSGTVGNVRVSSDGPVLDIAGIGAVPFYNLVEFGATSRSA comes from the coding sequence ATGGCCAGCGTCAACGCAACCGGTACCAGCGGCAGCAGCCTGAGCAACGACAACGCCCTGCCGACGCAGGCGGTCAACCTCGGCGAAGTGTCCGAACTGGAGAACAACTTCATCAGCCTGATGGTGGCCGAGATCCAGTACCAGGATCCGACCAACCCGGTCGACAGCACCCAGTTCATCAACCAGTACTCGCAGCTGTCGCAGGTGCAGAGCCTGGAGAACCTCAACACCATCCAGAAGAACAACCTGGTGCTGGCGGACAACCTGCAGAACCTCACCGCCGCCGGCCTGGTCGGCCAGCAGGTGATGGTCGCGACCGACCGCGTGGAGCTGGACGGGCAGACCCTGAATGGCCAGGTCAACCTGGAGCACGCCTCGTCCACCACCACCCTGCAGCTCACCGATGCCAGCGGCAAGGTCAGCGAAATCCAGCTCGGCCCGCAGCCGAGTGGCCTGCTCAGTTTCAGCGTCGATCCGGCCGCCCTGGGCCTGGCCAAGGGCAGCTACCAGCTGGCGGTGAAGACCAGCAGCGGCGAGACCCCGCAGGTGGAAGTCAGCGGCACGGTCGGCAACGTGCGGGTCAGCAGCGATGGCCCGGTGCTGGATATCGCAGGCATCGGTGCGGTGCCGTTCTACAACCTGGTCGAGTTCGGCGCCACCAGCCGTTCCGCCTGA
- the flgC gene encoding flagellar basal body rod protein FlgC produces the protein MAFDSIYRIAGSAMNAQTVRLNTVASNLANADSAAASAEDVYQARKPLFAAVYENGELSRNAGMGGAHVQVLDVVASGNDPQRRYEPANPLADRDGYVFYPDVNEIEEMTDMMSASRSFETNVEVLNRVKSMQQGLLKLGEG, from the coding sequence ATGGCATTCGATTCCATCTATCGCATCGCCGGTTCGGCGATGAACGCGCAGACCGTGCGCCTCAACACCGTGGCCAGCAACCTGGCCAACGCCGACTCGGCCGCTGCCAGCGCCGAAGACGTGTACCAGGCGCGCAAGCCGCTGTTCGCCGCGGTGTACGAGAACGGCGAGCTGAGCCGCAACGCCGGCATGGGCGGTGCCCATGTGCAGGTGCTCGACGTGGTCGCTTCCGGCAACGATCCACAGCGCCGTTACGAGCCGGCCAACCCGCTGGCCGATCGCGACGGCTACGTGTTCTACCCGGACGTCAACGAGATCGAGGAAATGACCGACATGATGTCGGCCTCGCGCAGCTTCGAGACCAACGTCGAAGTGCTCAACCGGGTGAAAAGCATGCAGCAGGGTCTGCTCAAGCTGGGAGAAGGCTGA
- the flgA gene encoding flagellar basal body P-ring formation chaperone FlgA, with product MQQQISHELVGNLPAAACPQALQVERQGDDPSPLARQRFLVRCAQAPGWQLTVYSQATVFLPAVHASGILERGQTISAADLKLQPLNIAKAPRGFFTRPDQVAGMSAKRRIRAGQLLSPNLLSSALLVKRGQRVTIRASQDGIQASASGEALSNGQLGDVIRVRNLGSEKVIDAKVIEEGVVSSTFQ from the coding sequence ATGCAGCAGCAGATCAGCCATGAACTGGTCGGCAACCTGCCAGCCGCGGCCTGCCCTCAGGCCCTGCAGGTCGAGCGCCAGGGCGACGATCCCTCGCCCCTGGCGCGCCAGCGTTTCCTGGTGCGTTGCGCCCAGGCGCCGGGCTGGCAGCTGACGGTGTACAGCCAGGCCACGGTGTTCCTGCCGGCCGTGCATGCCAGCGGCATCCTCGAACGCGGCCAGACCATCAGCGCCGCCGACCTCAAGCTGCAGCCACTGAATATCGCCAAGGCGCCGCGCGGTTTCTTCACCCGCCCCGACCAGGTGGCCGGGATGAGCGCCAAGCGCCGCATCCGCGCCGGCCAGTTGCTCAGCCCCAACCTGTTGAGCAGTGCCCTGCTGGTCAAACGCGGCCAGCGCGTGACCATCCGCGCCAGCCAGGACGGCATCCAGGCCAGCGCCAGCGGCGAGGCCCTGAGCAATGGTCAGCTGGGTGATGTGATTCGCGTGCGCAACCTCGGCAGCGAGAAGGTCATCGATGCCAAGGTGATAGAAGAAGGCGTGGTCAGCAGCACCTTCCAGTGA
- a CDS encoding lytic transglycosylase domain-containing protein — MSIVSLTPAINAARTQQAQGGDPREQLQAASEQFEALFLQQILKQMRKAGDVLSAGNPMRSRELDTMRDFYDEALAEHLATSKQTGIANLLVKQLSTAGADPEQLAAATEAARSAPLARSSISARQPLASTWQRSVEVVSQAWQRGSEALGQLVDSLIQHESSGDIAAVSAKGARGLMQLMPDTAREMAAKLGLEFDEQRLTRDGAYNKQLGVAYLNEMLERYDGHQALAVAAYNAGPGKVDEWLQSNGDPRSGQIGTEAWVQRIPYEETRNYTRSILQDLRRDAAVGTPAPAVQPLRLPAGIEAREERLRAGELLGLAASRRPDLGEPTARAGEQGFKPQADSVAYLQRTADSAPTLQHQSRSAAFAQPIRIEPKGSLS, encoded by the coding sequence ATGAGCATCGTTTCCCTCACGCCGGCGATCAATGCCGCGCGTACCCAGCAGGCTCAGGGCGGCGACCCGCGCGAGCAGCTGCAGGCCGCCTCCGAGCAGTTCGAGGCGTTGTTCCTGCAGCAGATCCTCAAGCAGATGCGCAAGGCTGGCGACGTGCTGTCGGCCGGCAACCCGATGCGCAGCCGCGAGCTGGACACCATGCGCGACTTCTATGACGAAGCCCTGGCCGAGCACCTGGCCACCAGCAAGCAGACCGGCATCGCCAACCTGCTGGTCAAGCAGCTGTCCACCGCCGGCGCCGATCCCGAGCAGCTCGCCGCGGCCACCGAGGCGGCCCGCTCGGCCCCTCTGGCGCGCAGCTCGATCAGCGCCCGCCAGCCGCTGGCCAGTACCTGGCAGCGCAGCGTCGAGGTGGTCAGCCAGGCCTGGCAGCGCGGCAGCGAGGCGCTCGGGCAACTGGTCGACAGCCTGATCCAGCACGAGTCGTCCGGCGATATCGCCGCCGTCTCGGCCAAGGGCGCCCGCGGCCTGATGCAGCTGATGCCGGACACCGCGCGGGAGATGGCGGCCAAGCTCGGCCTGGAGTTCGACGAGCAGCGCTTGACCCGCGACGGCGCCTACAACAAGCAGCTCGGCGTGGCCTACCTGAACGAGATGCTGGAGCGCTACGACGGCCACCAGGCGCTGGCCGTGGCGGCCTACAACGCCGGCCCGGGCAAGGTCGACGAGTGGCTGCAGAGCAACGGCGATCCGCGCAGCGGGCAGATCGGCACCGAGGCCTGGGTGCAGCGGATTCCCTATGAGGAAACCCGCAACTACACCCGCAGCATCCTCCAGGATCTGCGCCGCGACGCGGCGGTCGGCACCCCGGCGCCGGCGGTGCAACCGCTGCGCCTGCCGGCAGGCATCGAAGCCCGCGAGGAGCGCCTGCGCGCCGGCGAGCTGCTGGGGCTGGCGGCCAGTCGCCGCCCCGACCTGGGCGAGCCGACAGCGCGCGCCGGCGAGCAAGGATTTAAGCCGCAGGCCGATTCCGTCGCCTATCTGCAGAGAACGGCGGATTCGGCGCCGACGCTGCAGCATCAGTCGCGTTCCGCAGCCTTCGCCCAGCCGATCCGCATAGAGCCTAAAGGGAGCCTGTCGTGA
- a CDS encoding flagellar basal body rod protein FlgF has protein sequence MDRLGYTAMTAASRTMSALGVRANNLANVNTPGFRADMERAKEVDVQGFGYDSRHLAVPEGSGVNLTPGTLMATGRDLDFAIRGQGLIALQDGNGEAYTRQGNMLIDGEGRLTIGGRQVLGEGGPIVLPEYDSVTIGNDGTVSIVPRGDFVSAEVDRIKLVDAGASELLKNQAGLLVRKDGQPAQPSEDVRLVSGHLESSNVSAIDQLTATMSLNRLFETQVKMMKAAEDLSEAGNRMIRG, from the coding sequence ATGGATCGTCTGGGCTACACCGCGATGACCGCCGCCAGCCGCACCATGAGTGCCCTGGGCGTGCGCGCCAACAACCTGGCCAACGTCAACACCCCGGGCTTTCGCGCCGACATGGAGCGAGCCAAGGAAGTCGACGTGCAGGGCTTCGGCTATGACAGCCGGCACCTGGCCGTGCCGGAAGGCAGCGGGGTCAACCTGACCCCCGGCACCCTGATGGCCACCGGCCGCGACCTCGACTTCGCCATCCGCGGCCAGGGCCTGATCGCCCTGCAGGATGGCAACGGCGAGGCCTATACCCGTCAGGGCAACATGCTCATCGATGGCGAAGGACGGCTGACCATCGGCGGCCGCCAGGTGCTCGGCGAGGGCGGCCCGATCGTTCTGCCGGAGTACGACAGCGTGACCATCGGCAACGATGGCACGGTGTCCATCGTGCCGCGCGGCGACTTCGTCAGCGCCGAGGTCGATCGCATCAAGCTGGTCGATGCCGGCGCCAGCGAGCTGCTGAAGAACCAGGCCGGCCTGCTGGTGCGCAAGGACGGCCAGCCGGCCCAGCCCAGCGAGGACGTGCGCCTGGTCAGCGGTCATCTGGAGAGCAGCAACGTCTCGGCCATCGACCAGCTGACCGCGACCATGAGCCTGAACCGTCTGTTCGAGACCCAGGTAAAGATGATGAAGGCCGCCGAGGATCTGTCCGAGGCCGGCAACCGCATGATTCGCGGTTAA
- the flgH gene encoding flagellar basal body L-ring protein FlgH translates to MKASLILCGALLLSGCASFNEMLPDEDSSAYQPLDLDYSLPPTTGGGLYRSGYGGSLIQDQRALRVGDILTVVLEEETQSSKSAGTSFGKESSLAVGIPTVLGHDYDQLESSAEASRDFDGSAKSSQQNSLRGSIAVTVHRVLPNGALLVKGEKSLRLNQGEEFIRLTGLVRVDDINRFNQVSSQNIANARISYAGRGVLNDSNSAGWLTRFFTSPIFPL, encoded by the coding sequence ATGAAAGCTTCCCTGATCCTGTGCGGCGCACTGCTGCTGAGCGGCTGCGCCAGCTTCAACGAAATGCTCCCGGACGAAGACTCCAGCGCCTACCAGCCGCTGGATCTGGACTACAGCCTGCCGCCGACCACCGGCGGCGGCCTGTACCGCTCCGGCTACGGCGGCTCGCTGATCCAGGATCAGCGCGCCCTGCGCGTCGGCGACATCCTCACCGTGGTGCTGGAGGAGGAGACCCAGTCGAGCAAGAGCGCCGGTACCAGCTTCGGCAAGGAATCCAGCCTGGCGGTGGGCATTCCCACCGTGCTCGGCCACGACTACGACCAGCTGGAAAGCTCGGCCGAGGCTTCGCGCGATTTCGACGGCTCGGCCAAGAGCTCGCAGCAAAACTCCCTGCGCGGCTCGATCGCCGTCACCGTGCACCGCGTGCTGCCCAACGGCGCCTTGCTGGTCAAGGGCGAGAAGTCCCTGCGCCTGAACCAGGGCGAAGAGTTCATTCGCCTCACCGGCCTGGTGCGGGTCGACGACATCAACCGCTTCAACCAGGTGTCTTCGCAGAATATCGCCAACGCGCGCATCTCCTACGCCGGCCGCGGCGTGCTCAACGACAGCAACTCGGCCGGCTGGCTGACGCGCTTCTTCACCAGCCCCATCTTTCCGCTCTGA
- the flgG gene encoding flagellar basal-body rod protein FlgG has product MSSALWVSKTGLAAQDTALSTVANNLANVNTTGFKSDRAVFEDLFYSIDLQPGAQADEVNTVPSGIQLGSGVRVVGTQKVFTEGSMQTTGQPLDLAIVGRGFLQVEAPNGDTYYTENGQLQLNAEGMVVNSQGLPLVPAIEVPTGSSSFTVGSDGIVTAILPGDTTPSELGQITLVNFTNPAGLEALGGNLYKETVASGEPVEGVPGEEGLGTLKQGVLEGSNVQVVEAMVNMIAIQRAYEANAKVLDAASGMQQFLNQTV; this is encoded by the coding sequence ATGAGTTCCGCCCTTTGGGTCAGTAAGACCGGCCTGGCCGCCCAGGACACCGCCCTGTCCACCGTTGCCAACAACCTGGCCAACGTCAACACCACCGGTTTCAAGAGCGACCGCGCGGTGTTCGAGGATCTGTTCTATTCCATCGACCTGCAGCCCGGTGCCCAGGCCGACGAGGTCAACACCGTGCCTTCGGGCATCCAGCTCGGCAGCGGTGTGCGGGTGGTCGGCACGCAGAAGGTGTTCACCGAAGGCAGTATGCAGACCACCGGCCAGCCGCTGGATCTGGCCATCGTCGGCCGCGGCTTCCTCCAGGTCGAGGCGCCCAACGGCGACACCTACTACACCGAGAACGGCCAGCTGCAGCTGAATGCCGAAGGCATGGTGGTCAACAGCCAGGGTCTGCCGCTGGTGCCGGCCATCGAAGTGCCGACCGGCAGCAGCAGCTTCACCGTCGGCAGCGACGGCATCGTCACCGCCATCCTGCCGGGCGACACCACGCCCAGCGAGCTGGGCCAGATCACCCTGGTCAACTTCACCAACCCGGCCGGCCTCGAGGCCCTCGGCGGCAACCTGTACAAGGAAACCGTGGCCAGCGGCGAGCCGGTGGAAGGCGTGCCGGGCGAGGAAGGCCTGGGCACCCTCAAGCAGGGCGTGCTGGAAGGCTCCAACGTGCAGGTGGTCGAGGCCATGGTCAACATGATTGCCATCCAGCGTGCCTACGAGGCCAATGCCAAGGTGCTGGACGCCGCGTCCGGCATGCAGCAGTTCCTCAACCAGACCGTCTGA
- the flgK gene encoding flagellar hook-associated protein FlgK, with product MTNLTQIAYSGVRASQIALSVTGQNTANVNTPGFSRLSTVMSSVSGQGSRSGGGVEVTSIRRISDDFLNQQLWRASTSQNYYSTSQQYLTALEELMAGDGSSISNGLDNFFAALSEASATPDSVALRQQIIGEAGNLAQRFNTLGSNIYTQLRSLQEQRSAMVSEINGLTSNIALLNKKIVATEAAGADTSALQDQRESLVTQLSKFASIRTNSAADGSLSVSLANGQPLVATASAAQLSVSLTATGEQEIGLSFAGTTFSLSQDNLGGSLGALYDTEYQVLRPNQDALSEMAEQLAQMVNDTLATGYDLNGNPGQPLLLFSPGSSANMLSLSGLQPSELALSDTAGETGNNGTLLELLELRNQSITVSGNLVSVNDAYAGLIGQVASVSRQNDADLTTATTVASQAQAQRDSVSAVNLDEEAVNLMTYQQAYQANMKVISTAKDLFDTMLAAF from the coding sequence GTGACCAATTTGACCCAGATCGCCTACAGCGGCGTGCGTGCCTCGCAGATCGCCCTGTCGGTTACCGGGCAGAACACCGCCAACGTCAATACTCCCGGTTTCAGCCGCCTGAGCACGGTGATGAGCTCCGTCTCCGGGCAGGGCAGCCGCAGCGGTGGTGGGGTCGAGGTGACCAGCATCCGGCGCATCTCCGACGACTTCCTCAACCAGCAGTTGTGGCGCGCCAGCACCTCGCAGAACTACTACAGCACCTCGCAGCAGTACCTGACGGCGCTGGAGGAGCTGATGGCCGGCGACGGTTCGAGCATCAGCAACGGCCTGGACAACTTCTTCGCCGCCCTCAGCGAGGCCAGCGCCACCCCGGATTCGGTGGCCCTGCGCCAGCAAATCATCGGCGAGGCCGGCAACCTGGCCCAGCGCTTCAACACCCTGGGCAGCAACATCTATACCCAGCTGCGTTCGCTGCAGGAGCAGCGCAGCGCAATGGTCAGCGAGATCAACGGCCTGACCAGCAACATCGCCCTGCTGAACAAGAAGATCGTCGCCACCGAGGCCGCCGGCGCCGACACCTCGGCCCTGCAGGATCAGCGCGAGAGCCTGGTTACCCAGCTCAGCAAGTTCGCCAGCATCCGCACCAACAGCGCCGCCGACGGCTCGCTGTCGGTGTCCCTGGCCAACGGTCAGCCGCTGGTGGCGACCGCCTCGGCGGCGCAGCTGAGTGTCAGCCTGACCGCCACCGGCGAGCAGGAGATCGGCCTGTCGTTCGCCGGCACCACCTTCTCCCTCAGCCAGGACAACCTCGGCGGCTCCCTCGGCGCGCTGTACGACACCGAGTACCAGGTGCTGCGTCCCAACCAGGACGCCTTGAGCGAAATGGCCGAGCAGCTGGCGCAGATGGTCAACGACACCCTGGCCACCGGCTATGACCTGAACGGCAACCCCGGCCAGCCCCTGCTGCTGTTCAGCCCCGGCAGCAGCGCCAACATGCTCAGCCTCAGCGGCCTGCAGCCCAGCGAGCTGGCGCTGTCCGACACTGCCGGCGAGACCGGCAACAACGGCACCCTGCTCGAGCTGCTGGAGCTGCGCAACCAGAGCATCACCGTTAGCGGCAACCTGGTCAGCGTCAACGACGCCTATGCCGGGCTGATCGGCCAGGTGGCCAGCGTCAGCCGGCAGAACGATGCCGACCTGACCACCGCCACCACCGTGGCCAGCCAGGCCCAGGCCCAGCGCGACAGCGTCAGCGCGGTGAACCTGGACGAGGAGGCGGTCAACCTGATGACCTACCAGCAGGCCTACCAGGCCAACATGAAGGTCATCAGCACCGCCAAGGATCTGTTCGACACCATGCTCGCGGCCTTCTGA
- the flgB gene encoding flagellar basal body rod protein FlgB — MSIRVEEALGVHVRALDLRMQRSEILAANLANEDTPGFQARDIDFAGEMQRLDSDAALQIASADDGAALKYRLPGQPAQDGNTVELSVEQAEFSRNSMDFQTGLTFIGMQFRGLKQAIEGR; from the coding sequence ATGAGTATACGGGTAGAGGAAGCGCTGGGCGTTCACGTGCGCGCCCTCGATCTGCGCATGCAGCGCAGTGAAATTCTCGCCGCCAACCTGGCCAACGAGGATACCCCCGGCTTCCAGGCGCGGGATATCGACTTCGCCGGCGAGATGCAGCGCCTGGACAGCGATGCGGCCCTGCAGATCGCCAGTGCCGACGATGGCGCGGCGCTGAAGTACCGCCTGCCCGGCCAGCCGGCCCAGGACGGCAACACCGTCGAGCTGAGCGTCGAGCAGGCCGAGTTCTCGCGCAACTCGATGGATTTCCAGACCGGCCTGACCTTTATCGGCATGCAGTTCCGCGGCCTCAAGCAAGCCATCGAAGGACGTTAA
- a CDS encoding flagellar basal body P-ring protein FlgI, which produces MRPIYFFLTSLLLCWPLAARAVPLLDLADVEGIRGNQLIGYGLVVGLDGTGDKNQVKFTSQSVANMIKQFGVNLPANVDPKLKNVAAVMVTAEVPPSYSPGQTVDITVASLGDAKSLRGGQLLMTPLRGVDGETYALAQGNLVVGGLNATGQSGSSVAINSANGGRIPNGATVERMIPSDFATRPDIMLNLRQPSFQTAAKVVTALERVFGPGVAQALDGTKVSVRAPQASNQRTSFMALLETVEVEEGRERPRVVFNSRTGTVVVGQGVRVKAAAVAHGTLTVTISENPQVSQPNAFSQGQTAVVPKSDVEVSQDKNAMFKWPDGASLESIINTVNSLGATPDDVMSILQALEQAGALNAELIVI; this is translated from the coding sequence ATGCGCCCGATCTATTTCTTCCTCACCTCGCTGCTGCTGTGCTGGCCGCTGGCGGCGCGCGCCGTGCCGCTGCTCGACCTGGCGGACGTCGAGGGCATCCGTGGCAACCAGCTGATCGGCTACGGCCTGGTGGTCGGCCTGGACGGCACTGGCGACAAGAACCAGGTGAAGTTCACCAGCCAGTCGGTGGCCAACATGATCAAGCAGTTCGGCGTGAACCTGCCGGCCAACGTCGACCCCAAGCTGAAGAACGTCGCCGCGGTGATGGTCACCGCCGAGGTGCCGCCGTCCTACAGCCCGGGGCAGACGGTGGACATCACCGTCGCCTCGCTGGGCGATGCCAAGAGCCTGCGTGGCGGCCAGCTGCTGATGACCCCGCTGCGTGGCGTCGACGGCGAGACCTACGCCCTGGCCCAGGGCAACCTGGTAGTCGGCGGCCTCAACGCCACTGGCCAGAGCGGTTCCAGCGTGGCGATCAACAGCGCCAACGGCGGCCGCATCCCCAATGGCGCGACCGTCGAGCGGATGATCCCCAGCGACTTCGCGACCCGCCCGGACATCATGCTCAACCTGCGTCAGCCGAGCTTCCAGACCGCGGCCAAGGTGGTCACCGCCCTCGAGCGGGTATTCGGCCCCGGCGTGGCCCAGGCCCTCGACGGCACCAAGGTCAGCGTGCGCGCACCGCAGGCGAGCAACCAGCGCACCAGTTTCATGGCCCTGCTGGAAACCGTGGAGGTGGAGGAGGGCCGCGAGCGTCCGCGCGTGGTGTTCAACAGCCGCACCGGCACCGTGGTGGTCGGCCAGGGCGTACGGGTGAAGGCCGCGGCCGTGGCCCACGGCACCCTCACCGTGACCATCAGCGAGAACCCCCAGGTCAGCCAGCCGAATGCCTTTTCCCAGGGCCAGACGGCGGTGGTGCCGAAGTCCGACGTGGAAGTCAGCCAGGACAAGAACGCCATGTTCAAGTGGCCGGACGGTGCCAGCCTGGAAAGCATCATCAACACGGTCAACAGCCTGGGCGCCACCCCGGACGATGTGATGAGCATCCTCCAGGCGCTGGAACAGGCCGGCGCCCTGAATGCCGAACTGATAGTGATCTGA